The DNA region CCTCCTTGGCAAAGTCTGAGCCAAAATCATGGCCAAATTTCAGGAATTGGTCCATTTATGTGAACATGGATAACAAAACATGTTGCTTGCTACATCAATGGTACTGTTTTCCACATAACCACGTTAGCCAACACCGAGATATTGACAAAAAACCGAAAACAAGATCATGCCTAGATGAACAAGTTCATGCATTATCATCCCACAGCTGTATGAAAATTTCCATTTAACAGATGTGAAAACCAAGAATATTAAACTTCCATAGATACTTAATATACAACACATGGTATGAGAAAAATAAGAAACGAATTTTATTTACTTAGTAGTGATAATACAATTTTTGTCCATGTTATCaaattaacaaaaacaaaataatagcTAAAACACATAAACAAAAAGATGTGTTTTTGCTATCTATTTCTACTTAAGCTGGGTGTAATTTGCATCACTGTTTGCAGACTACCTTCAAATATTTCCAATGTCACTATTCTAAAGCATACCCCATTAGAGTTTaaatgaaatttttaattttagctAAAAAAGATATTCATGTACACTTAAAAAAACATGAACTTATTCATGTCAGGACTACCTGGGGATCTAAAGGTGAATCCCCACCACCCTTCTCAGGCCCATTGACGGTGCTTTCTATGATTTTTTCGTCGTCCGCTTGGGGACCTTGCTTTGACCTATCATAACTGGTGTGTTCACTAGCCTGGAAGGGACGTTCCCCCAAAACTCGAACCAAGTCATCTTGGTGAAGTACCTCTTTTTCAAGCAGCAACTCTGCAATTTGAGCTACATGTTCCTTGTGTTCCTCAATTAGCTGTATTGTACGTTCATACGCTTTATTCACCCATTCTCGCACTTCACTATCAATGATTGCAGCAGTTTTGCTGCTGTATGGCTTCAACATCTCAGATGAGTCTTCTCTCTGAGGGAAAGAGAGGAGGCCCACTTTGTCACTGAAACCATAGACTGCCACTTGAGCATAAGTCATCTTGGTCACTTTTTCCAAGTCGTCCTGTGCTCCTGTTGAGATTCTCCCAATGAGAACCTGCAGTAAAGAGGGAGGGAAACAatcattttctcatttcttggctttGGAGGTGCTGAAGAATCAGATAAGAGAAAAACATTATACAATAAAATAAGGCAGTAATAAGATTTGTAATTTAGAAATATAATAAGGAATGTACTTAAATCTCTGCATTAGAATTCCGGCTGAGTCTTACTTTACCCCAAAAACAAGCTCAAGAGTGAGAAATGCTCTATCCTATGTAGAGACTTATTTATTCATATCACTAGTCAATGAGAGATTTCTCAACACACCCCACACCAAGGGCTGGAATTTAGGAGCGAGAAGTTTGCAAGACTGAACATGGGTAGTTCATTTATGGGTGATCTCCAATAAATAGATCTAGGATAGACTCTAATACCATACTCGAATTCGGGCTAGACCTAACTTGACGCCAAAAGCTAAGGTCGAGGTGAGGATTGCTCTACCACATATATAATGACTTATTTAGCGATATCACTAGTCAAAGTGAAAAAGTCTGAATCATAATAAACCCTTTCACTAGAAAGATCAGCAATTCAGCATTACTCATACAACAAAGTGCTAATGAAAAAACAGGAGACGAAAACAGTAAGTAAACAAAACAGGAAATGCTAGACAACCTGCTCTGCAGCCCGACCACCAAGGGTCATACAAGTCATATCGAAAAGCTGCTCCTTTGTCATGAGAAGGTTCTCACTCAGAACGTACTGCGCAAATCCAAGAGCAGCTGTTCCACGAGGAACAATAGTTACTTTCAACAAGGGTTCAGCATATTCCAAGAACCAACCAGCAACAGCATGGCCTGACTCATGGTAAGCGACAGTGCGCCTTTCCAGCTTGCTTATTACCTTGATATGAAACAGGGTATTAGATAAATTTCAACCAGTAACTGAAAAGAAAAAGCAAAGTGAGAGCTCCAAACTCAGTTCAATACTTTCAATTCATTGCATATAACTATGCCTATAACGTGCAGAACTTTTATAAACTTAAATACCAAGCCCCACCCCACCCCTTTCCTATGCCTttctaaataataatataaaaacttAAAATGGCACACCTTGTTTTTCTTCTCCAAACCACCAATAATCCTATCAATAGCTGCCTCAAAGTGATCCATTGAGACTTGTGTTTTTTCACCTCTTGCAGCAATTAGAGCAGCTTCATTGCAAACATTAGCAATCTCTGCTCCAGCAAATCCTGGAGTAAGGGCTGCAAGCCTTTCTGAAAAATATGAAGGCTCATGGTCAAGTTTGATCTTTTTCAAGTAGATCTGAAATATCTGGTCACGACCTTTGATGTCAGGTTTATCAATTGTTATCTTGCGGTCAAATCGCCCAGGTCTAAGTAGGGCTTTGTCTAATATATCAGGTCTATTTGTTCCTGCCAGCACAACAACTCCAACTGTGGTTCCAAAACCATCCATCTCCACCAGCAATTGATTTAAAGTACTTTCGCGCTCATCATTTGCCCCAGAGGAACCTCCACGTCCCCTTGCACGACCAATCGCATCAATCTCATCAATAAATATAATACAGGGAGCACACTTCTTTGCTTTCTGAAACAAGCTTCTCACCCTAGATGGTCCGACACCAATAAACATTTCCGTGAAATCAGAACCAGATATAGAAAGAAATGGCACACCAGACTCCCCGGCAGTTGCTTTTGCTAAAAGGGTTTTCCCTGTGCCGGGAGGACCAACCAGAAGAGCACCTTTTGGAATTTTCGCACCAAGttcttcatatttttttggGTTCTTTAGGAAGTGGACAAACTCCATAATTTCTTGCTTTGCCTCATCACAGCCCGCAACATCTTTGAAATAGACCTGGCCAAatgaatataaataataaaaaatatagtcTCTTAAATGAACTTATTACAAGTTATTCACCCATACTACATATACTCCCTGAAAGAGAAAACTACAATGAGAAAGTGGGAAAGGCAATGATGGCAACTATGGAGCAAGTTCTTAAACACAATAACCATCATAGACAAATAAGAAAGCTACTGACCTTGATTTTGGCATTTTTGTCTACTTTAGTAATATTGGCACCACCAAATCCATGTAGTCTTCTCACCAGATATACGAAAGATACTGAAACCAACAATTCTGGAGCCAATCGCATTAACTCCAGGTACCAAACGATTTCAGAAGAATATGTAACAGGTACATAATCATGATGGTCAATGCCTAGTTCCTCTTGTGCTTCCTTTAACTTCTTCTCAAAAGACTCAATACTTCCAATATTGAAATAATATTTGTATTGACCTCCAGATCCCTTTGGAGAGAATGTCCCTTGGACTACTTCATTGTCAGTTTGATCACGGGGAGAGCTCCGTACATATATTTCGGCAACTAAGTTCTTTGAGACAACAATGTGGTCTACTAACCCTGGTTCCAATAGTTTATTTCTAAACTCCTGAAAGCTAATCTGCAAAGAATCGAATTCTGTTCCAAGTCAGCAAGATGATGGCATTGAAAAAGAAACCAAAAATATCCAAACACAGAAGAAAGGTATCACATTGCCAAAAGGCATGTGATCAGATTCACATCCCAATTATCATACAAAGATACCCTcagaataaatataatatagagAAATGTAAAGCAATGGTCAAAACTCAAGCTAGTTTAAGACTACCAGATGCTAGAAATCAGTGGGATATAAAAATCTCAAATATATCCTAATAACAACTTTTTTTATGGATCTTCAACAAAAGCAGTAGATGACAGCAGCATAAAGCTTAACTCAAAGACATACACATTTTAAACCACAAATAAAAGTCAATAGTGACTTAAgccaaataaaaatgaaaagagTAACGCATGAGTTTAAATTTATCCATAAATGCAGCTTCACGAAAAAGCTAATGAAAGGGAGGGAAAAGACTCAAGTTATATACAAACACCTATGGATACAGAGGGAAAAGACTCAAGTTATATACAAACACCTATGGATACAGACGAGCAAGAAGGAAAGAAATCACAAGAGTTACCCAAGTAAGCAATAGACAAAATACTAAACAAACAAAGCACACCAGCCATGGCAGGCTCCAGGGAAGAGCTGAACCTGTTGTGAGTCTAAAATAGGCAGCCTTAACT from Lotus japonicus ecotype B-129 chromosome 2, LjGifu_v1.2 includes:
- the LOC130740576 gene encoding ATP-dependent zinc metalloprotease FTSH 10, mitochondrial-like isoform X1, with translation MAEQPGSPPCPSMKQNSEKLSTKGKKEVPNGNNGIFKRIDQIFNFIDHGNSRKVLTVSVLVIASLLVIGLFFVPFSFGPDKEISFQEFRNKLLEPGLVDHIVVSKNLVAEIYVRSSPRDQTDNEVVQGTFSPKGSGGQYKYYFNIGSIESFEKKLKEAQEELGIDHHDYVPVTYSSEIVWYLELMRLAPELLVSVSFVYLVRRLHGFGGANITKVDKNAKIKVYFKDVAGCDEAKQEIMEFVHFLKNPKKYEELGAKIPKGALLVGPPGTGKTLLAKATAGESGVPFLSISGSDFTEMFIGVGPSRVRSLFQKAKKCAPCIIFIDEIDAIGRARGRGGSSGANDERESTLNQLLVEMDGFGTTVGVVVLAGTNRPDILDKALLRPGRFDRKITIDKPDIKGRDQIFQIYLKKIKLDHEPSYFSERLAALTPGFAGAEIANVCNEAALIAARGEKTQVSMDHFEAAIDRIIGGLEKKNKVISKLERRTVAYHESGHAVAGWFLEYAEPLLKVTIVPRGTAALGFAQYVLSENLLMTKEQLFDMTCMTLGGRAAEQVLIGRISTGAQDDLEKVTKMTYAQVAVYGFSDKVGLLSFPQREDSSEMLKPYSSKTAAIIDSEVREWVNKAYERTIQLIEEHKEHVAQIAELLLEKEVLHQDDLVRVLGERPFQASEHTSYDRSKQGPQADDEKIIESTVNGPEKGGGDSPLDPQVVLT
- the LOC130740576 gene encoding ATP-dependent zinc metalloprotease FTSH 10, mitochondrial-like isoform X2; translated protein: MAEQPGSPPCPSMKQNSEKLSTKGKKEVPNGNNDHGNSRKVLTVSVLVIASLLVIGLFFVPFSFGPDKEISFQEFRNKLLEPGLVDHIVVSKNLVAEIYVRSSPRDQTDNEVVQGTFSPKGSGGQYKYYFNIGSIESFEKKLKEAQEELGIDHHDYVPVTYSSEIVWYLELMRLAPELLVSVSFVYLVRRLHGFGGANITKVDKNAKIKVYFKDVAGCDEAKQEIMEFVHFLKNPKKYEELGAKIPKGALLVGPPGTGKTLLAKATAGESGVPFLSISGSDFTEMFIGVGPSRVRSLFQKAKKCAPCIIFIDEIDAIGRARGRGGSSGANDERESTLNQLLVEMDGFGTTVGVVVLAGTNRPDILDKALLRPGRFDRKITIDKPDIKGRDQIFQIYLKKIKLDHEPSYFSERLAALTPGFAGAEIANVCNEAALIAARGEKTQVSMDHFEAAIDRIIGGLEKKNKVISKLERRTVAYHESGHAVAGWFLEYAEPLLKVTIVPRGTAALGFAQYVLSENLLMTKEQLFDMTCMTLGGRAAEQVLIGRISTGAQDDLEKVTKMTYAQVAVYGFSDKVGLLSFPQREDSSEMLKPYSSKTAAIIDSEVREWVNKAYERTIQLIEEHKEHVAQIAELLLEKEVLHQDDLVRVLGERPFQASEHTSYDRSKQGPQADDEKIIESTVNGPEKGGGDSPLDPQVVLT